The proteins below come from a single Comamonas antarctica genomic window:
- a CDS encoding ABC transporter substrate-binding protein translates to MKFALSPAALLCAIALSAAAHAQTPAPAISDGIVKIGVLTDIAGPFMDNVGKGSIAATEIAVEEFGGKVLGKPIEIVTADHQNKADIASTKTREWLDRDKVDAVTELGNSAVALAAMRIAQEKGRMSIVTGAGAQRISNEDCSPNNVHWVYDSYALANVGTKSLVKNGFKTWYYVTADYAFGHSLENDGRKFIEEAGGKVVGTSRYPFPGNDFASYILKANGSKANAVAIATAGLDLQNAIKQGREFGLGSGGQASVAMLMSLMDVHGLGLKTAGGMMFAESFYWDHDAESRKFAEKFMQKMKRMPTALQAGQYSAIRTYLKAVEQAKTDEVGAVIKAMKAMPINDAFAKNGKLRDDGKMVHDMFLVKVKTPAESKKPWDYYQIVETVPGSEAFESLAQSKCALVKK, encoded by the coding sequence ATGAAGTTTGCCCTTTCCCCCGCGGCCTTGCTTTGCGCCATTGCCCTGTCCGCCGCTGCCCACGCGCAGACGCCCGCGCCGGCGATTTCCGACGGCATCGTCAAGATCGGCGTGCTCACCGACATTGCCGGGCCGTTCATGGACAACGTCGGCAAGGGCTCGATTGCCGCCACCGAGATTGCCGTGGAGGAATTCGGCGGCAAGGTGCTGGGCAAGCCCATCGAGATCGTCACCGCCGACCACCAGAACAAGGCCGACATTGCCTCGACCAAGACGCGCGAATGGCTCGACCGCGACAAGGTCGATGCGGTGACCGAGCTGGGCAACAGCGCCGTGGCACTGGCCGCCATGCGCATCGCCCAGGAAAAGGGCCGCATGTCCATCGTCACCGGCGCGGGCGCGCAGCGCATCAGCAACGAGGACTGCTCGCCCAACAACGTGCACTGGGTCTATGACTCGTACGCGCTGGCCAACGTGGGCACGAAGTCGCTGGTGAAGAACGGCTTCAAGACCTGGTACTACGTCACGGCCGACTACGCGTTCGGCCATTCGCTGGAAAACGACGGCCGGAAATTCATCGAGGAGGCCGGCGGCAAGGTCGTGGGCACCTCGCGCTACCCCTTCCCGGGCAACGACTTCGCCTCCTACATCCTCAAGGCCAACGGCAGCAAGGCCAACGCGGTGGCCATTGCCACGGCCGGCCTGGACCTGCAGAACGCGATCAAGCAGGGCCGCGAATTCGGCCTGGGCAGCGGCGGGCAAGCCAGCGTGGCGATGCTCATGAGCCTGATGGACGTGCATGGCCTGGGCCTGAAGACCGCCGGCGGCATGATGTTCGCCGAGTCGTTCTACTGGGACCACGACGCCGAATCGCGCAAGTTCGCCGAGAAGTTCATGCAGAAGATGAAGCGCATGCCCACCGCGCTGCAGGCCGGCCAGTACTCGGCCATCCGCACCTATCTGAAAGCCGTCGAGCAAGCCAAGACCGACGAGGTCGGCGCGGTCATCAAGGCCATGAAAGCCATGCCCATCAACGACGCATTCGCCAAGAACGGCAAGCTGCGCGACGACGGCAAGATGGTGCATGACATGTTCCTGGTGAAGGTGAAGACGCCCGCCGAATCGAAGAAGCCCTGGGACTACTACCAGATCGTCGAGACGGTGCCGGGCAGCGAAGCCTTTGAAAGCCTGGCGCAAAGCAAGTGCGCGCTGGTGAAGAAATAA
- a CDS encoding NAD-dependent succinate-semialdehyde dehydrogenase: MQYSQFIGGEFCAGSSQERFEVISPSTAQALGSYAMAAPADVARAIDSAKNAQARWKHSGATERSELLRRIAGEMRGERERLAAQIASELGKPFGEAQKEVDVAAEMFEWSAEEARRLYGRVIPARAPGIRQIAQFEPVGVVAAFSGWNAPAITPSRKISAALAAGCAIVIKPSEEAAGVALLIAQACERAGTPAGLVNMVFGDPAAIADQLCTAPEVAMITFTGGTEVGRQLGAKAAAHMKKATLELGGHAPVIVWRDVDIDKVAAATVATKYRNAGQVCTSPTRFLIHESIYAAFCEKFVQHARQLRVRDPFDAQAQMGPLKNRRRLQAVDQLVRNARESGAEVLTGGHPMDGQPGYFYEPTVIALRDKAADAALIEPFGPVALMLAVKDADEALREANSLPFGLAAYAFTNDMQLAHRFANEIESGVVCINELQASLPETPFGGYKDSGLGSEGGIEGLREFLKVKCVRQGGLA, from the coding sequence ATGCAATATTCCCAATTCATTGGCGGCGAGTTCTGCGCCGGTTCGTCGCAGGAGCGCTTCGAGGTGATCTCGCCCTCGACGGCCCAGGCGCTGGGCAGCTACGCCATGGCCGCGCCGGCCGACGTGGCGCGCGCGATCGACAGCGCGAAGAACGCGCAGGCGCGCTGGAAGCACAGCGGCGCCACCGAGCGCAGCGAACTGCTGCGCCGCATCGCGGGCGAGATGCGCGGCGAGCGCGAGCGCCTTGCCGCGCAGATTGCCAGCGAACTCGGCAAGCCCTTTGGCGAGGCGCAAAAGGAAGTCGATGTCGCGGCCGAGATGTTCGAATGGTCGGCGGAAGAGGCGCGCCGCCTCTACGGCCGCGTGATTCCCGCGCGCGCGCCCGGCATCCGGCAGATCGCCCAGTTCGAGCCGGTGGGCGTGGTGGCCGCGTTCTCGGGCTGGAATGCGCCCGCGATCACGCCGTCGCGCAAGATCAGCGCGGCATTGGCCGCGGGCTGCGCCATCGTCATCAAGCCGTCCGAGGAGGCCGCGGGCGTCGCGCTGCTGATCGCCCAGGCCTGCGAGCGCGCGGGCACACCCGCGGGCCTGGTCAACATGGTGTTCGGCGACCCGGCCGCGATTGCCGACCAGCTGTGCACCGCGCCGGAAGTGGCGATGATCACCTTCACCGGCGGCACCGAAGTCGGCCGGCAGCTCGGCGCCAAGGCCGCGGCCCACATGAAGAAGGCCACGCTGGAGCTGGGCGGCCACGCGCCGGTGATCGTCTGGCGCGATGTCGACATCGACAAGGTGGCGGCCGCGACCGTGGCCACCAAATACCGCAATGCGGGCCAGGTCTGCACCTCGCCCACGCGCTTTCTGATCCATGAAAGCATCTACGCCGCGTTCTGCGAGAAGTTCGTGCAGCACGCGCGCCAGTTGCGCGTGCGCGATCCCTTCGACGCCCAGGCGCAGATGGGGCCGCTGAAGAACCGGCGCCGGCTGCAGGCCGTGGACCAGCTGGTGCGCAACGCGCGCGAGTCTGGCGCCGAAGTGCTCACCGGCGGCCATCCCATGGACGGGCAGCCCGGCTATTTCTACGAGCCCACGGTGATCGCGCTGCGCGACAAGGCGGCCGACGCGGCGCTGATCGAGCCGTTCGGCCCGGTGGCGCTGATGCTTGCCGTCAAGGATGCCGACGAGGCCCTGCGCGAAGCCAACAGCCTGCCCTTCGGGCTGGCGGCCTATGCCTTCACCAACGACATGCAGCTCGCGCACCGCTTCGCCAACGAGATCGAGAGCGGCGTGGTCTGCATCAACGAACTGCAGGCCTCGCTGCCCGAGACGCCGTTTGGCGGCTACAAGGACAGCGGCCTGGGATCGGAAGGCGGCATCGAGGGCCTGCGCGAGTTCCTCAAGGTGAAATGCGTCCGGCAAGGAGGCCTGGCATGA
- a CDS encoding NAD(P)-dependent oxidoreductase yields the protein MSKPILGFIGVGVMGTGMCRNLARKSGCTVLAADLDMDHVRSLAPDGVVAASIAQIAERASIVFLSLPSIQQVEAVCTGAGGLLAHASALETIVDMSTSDVERTRQLAATLQEKGLALIDAPVARSREAAHNGTLLITVGADAEQFAAVKPHLDCMGSDVLHCGPTGAGQVVKIMNNMVLLNTVHTLAQAFALAEQSGVSKDLLAQALGLGSAASFALQLTGANYLAKDVFPQKMFSAAYALKDLKLALALSSAVGLDNPITALTAQQLQKSIDAGFADSYYPVMYRVIAKAEEPA from the coding sequence ATGAGCAAACCCATCCTGGGATTCATTGGCGTCGGCGTGATGGGCACGGGCATGTGCCGCAACCTGGCGCGCAAATCGGGCTGCACCGTGCTGGCCGCCGATCTGGACATGGACCATGTGCGCAGCCTGGCGCCGGACGGCGTGGTGGCCGCGAGCATCGCGCAGATCGCCGAGCGCGCCAGCATCGTCTTCCTGTCGCTGCCCTCGATCCAGCAGGTCGAGGCGGTCTGCACCGGCGCCGGCGGGCTGCTGGCCCATGCCAGTGCGCTCGAGACCATCGTCGATATGAGCACCAGCGATGTGGAGCGCACGCGCCAGCTTGCCGCCACGCTGCAGGAAAAGGGCCTGGCGCTGATCGACGCGCCCGTGGCGCGCAGCCGCGAGGCCGCCCACAACGGCACGCTGCTGATCACCGTGGGCGCGGACGCCGAGCAGTTCGCCGCCGTCAAGCCCCATCTCGACTGCATGGGCAGCGACGTGCTGCATTGCGGGCCCACGGGCGCGGGCCAGGTGGTGAAGATCATGAACAACATGGTGCTGCTCAACACCGTGCACACGCTGGCGCAGGCGTTCGCGCTGGCCGAGCAGTCCGGCGTCTCCAAGGACCTGCTGGCGCAGGCGCTGGGCCTGGGCTCGGCGGCCTCGTTCGCGCTCCAGTTGACCGGCGCCAACTACCTCGCCAAGGATGTGTTCCCGCAAAAGATGTTCTCGGCCGCCTATGCGCTCAAGGACCTGAAGCTGGCGCTGGCGCTGTCCAGCGCCGTGGGGCTCGACAACCCGATCACCGCGCTCACCGCGCAGCAGCTGCAGAAGTCCATCGACGCGGGATTTGCCGACAGCTACTACCCGGTGATGTACCGCGTCATCGCCAAGGCCGAGGAACCCGCATGA
- a CDS encoding alpha/beta fold hydrolase — MNRQGIEPIRGGYVNVDIQGRRNRIYFETAGQGQPLLCLHTAGSDSRQYRGIMNCAQITERFEVICFDLPYHGKSSPPEGWEKHEYQLSSQLYLDSILGVMDALEIRNPVAMGCSIGGRVVLHLALRAPERFKALIGLQSGAHVAPYYNLEWLHRPDVHGGEVCAGIVSGLIGPHAKDADRWETLWHYMQSGPGVFKGDLHFYKAEGDLRELASRIDTARCPLHLLTGEYDYSCTPDDSRALARDIAGAQLAIMPGLGHFPMSEAPADFIAHLLPVLAQIQA; from the coding sequence ATGAACCGGCAAGGCATCGAACCCATCCGCGGCGGCTATGTCAACGTCGACATCCAGGGCCGCCGCAACCGCATCTACTTCGAGACCGCGGGCCAGGGCCAGCCGCTGCTGTGCCTGCACACCGCGGGCAGCGACTCGCGCCAGTACCGCGGCATCATGAACTGCGCGCAGATCACCGAGCGCTTCGAGGTGATCTGCTTCGATCTGCCCTACCACGGCAAATCATCGCCGCCCGAAGGCTGGGAAAAGCACGAATACCAGCTGAGCTCGCAGCTGTATCTGGACTCGATCCTGGGCGTCATGGACGCGCTCGAGATCCGCAATCCCGTGGCCATGGGCTGCTCGATCGGCGGGCGCGTGGTGCTGCACCTGGCGCTGCGCGCGCCCGAGCGCTTCAAGGCGCTGATCGGGCTGCAGTCCGGCGCGCATGTCGCGCCCTACTACAACCTCGAGTGGCTGCACCGGCCCGATGTGCATGGCGGCGAAGTCTGCGCCGGCATCGTGTCGGGCCTGATCGGCCCGCACGCGAAGGACGCGGACCGCTGGGAAACGCTGTGGCATTACATGCAGAGCGGCCCGGGCGTGTTCAAGGGCGACCTGCATTTCTACAAGGCCGAGGGCGACCTGCGCGAACTGGCCAGCCGCATCGACACCGCGCGCTGCCCGCTCCATCTGCTGACCGGCGAATACGACTACTCGTGCACGCCCGACGACTCGCGCGCGCTGGCGCGCGACATCGCCGGCGCGCAACTGGCCATCATGCCCGGCCTGGGCCACTTCCCGATGAGCGAGGCACCGGCCGATTTCATTGCCCACCTGCTGCCGGTGCTGGCACAGATTCAGGCCTAG